One genomic segment of Pseudomonas sp. p1(2021b) includes these proteins:
- the xerC gene encoding tyrosine recombinase XerC, whose product MSDHLHNPLLQYLARLAPSSQLTMRYILQDAADRLGFVDCDITEVPWHLLEPGHVVALVAALRADGYAPNTSSLYVNAVRGVMNEAWRQGLIDHEKLLHIREVKPASGSRLPPGRNLRRSLIRELMDVCAADPRPQGVRDAAIIALLYGTGMRKSESVDIDLAQVDFQARSLQVVGKGNRQLIKYAPAWAFEKLQAWLDLRRAHLPAGEADDAFLFNRIRRGSHITRARITKHAIYYIARQRGSQVGVKIMPHDFRRAFITRVIEEHDLSIAQKLAHHANIQTTASYDRRDDNERRRAVDRFDY is encoded by the coding sequence TTGTCCGATCACCTGCACAATCCTCTGCTGCAGTACCTGGCCCGCCTGGCCCCCTCCAGCCAGCTGACCATGCGCTATATCCTCCAGGACGCGGCCGACCGCCTGGGTTTCGTCGACTGCGATATCACCGAAGTGCCGTGGCACCTGCTCGAGCCTGGCCATGTGGTCGCCCTGGTGGCGGCGCTGCGCGCCGATGGCTATGCGCCCAATACCTCGTCGTTGTATGTGAACGCGGTACGTGGCGTGATGAACGAAGCGTGGCGCCAGGGGCTGATAGACCATGAAAAGCTGCTGCACATCCGCGAGGTCAAACCGGCCAGCGGCAGCCGCCTGCCGCCGGGGCGCAACCTGCGCCGCAGCCTGATCCGCGAGCTGATGGACGTGTGCGCGGCCGACCCGCGCCCACAGGGCGTGCGCGATGCCGCGATCATCGCGCTGTTGTATGGCACGGGCATGCGCAAGTCCGAATCGGTGGACATCGACCTGGCCCAGGTGGACTTCCAGGCACGCAGCCTGCAGGTAGTGGGCAAGGGCAACCGGCAGCTGATCAAGTACGCACCGGCCTGGGCCTTTGAGAAGCTGCAGGCCTGGCTGGACCTGCGCCGCGCGCACCTGCCGGCGGGCGAGGCCGATGATGCGTTCCTGTTCAACCGTATCCGGCGCGGCAGCCACATTACCCGGGCGCGCATCACCAAGCATGCGATCTACTACATCGCTCGCCAGCGTGGGTCTCAGGTGGGGGTGAAGATCATGCCCCACGATTTCCGCCGGGCATTCATTACCCGGGTGATCGAGGAGCATGACCTGTCGATTGCTCAGAAGCTGGCGCACCACGCCAATATCCAGACCACCGCCAGCTATGACCGGCGTGACGACAACGAGCGGCGTCGGGCGGTGGACCGCTTCGACTACTGA
- a CDS encoding neuraminidase-like domain-containing protein, with amino-acid sequence MDDTLTSSDVQALHAAAIKANQDAVLLEKKILTRASPLLPQAIKRGIQHPDVSLDDYKEWFGGRAAKFAAPGSVASMFSPAAYLTTLYREAKKLYPEGNPWHIDTRRPDLKHLVLSQVNLDTPVSALSLSNAILMERLGEHGDTLEGLSSQVGFGATPYHHQHTRLRQAYRLKDPDFKHLWAATDVAKHFAAPSLAGLCHDIPPALYGLLTDEITDENADEKFATYFPGTVPQDMLRPARLRDWFGLSDPELKAFIDGGAQVEDERLGPQTHVSELLNREGVTYQLGVGSASTAIHYAYLFFLGGDRWELSFSLKQAGAIEFILEEVHHLRVSPQMLEVEAFVPDTDYRYAFEWKGPNEDRSYASYRIKFTHATDQGRVLSARFTTPKLAPAQFLLRLNKVIRLHKATGLGAEALARILHSVDPLAISERSLAVLTQTVRLAKRYAIPHEQALVMGRQLIAVTARGGELSQYDRLFNDPALVEGGLDPADYVVIDLRPDQAAEQADIKATLKRACQVDDEGLYQLGRFLALEAQASDAEDDEVRFATTHEDLSGLYTLSLWARLHGLAPGELGLLLETFGAPRYLRQADTAEWLRLLGCVEHLASWLQARGWTVSDLVLMTRDVGDIPPSPEITNLIKEMQAALANAELPGEPVMEDYLRALTPLIASTFGLSGETAARALLIWADRGKPGGLSLQEVGERLKSEDPEASEEPEEPSDPVADPQIIAFTYGLAQMALIVHASGVTADVLAVLVTQPHVLGAEAVEGAGGNATLKRSVATVEALTDFSTWLKARPESASALMAALVAEGVTPALLATATGQAEGVVAEAARQAALKRDVENASALANWQEIAVVRQWTDLATTLGVRPETLATLLVSPEAWAQWQALANSVEAGLSPSQVKRAQAATEAPLSKALAGVLAARGNLGVERLNQHLLLDSLNSAQVTTSRIAEAMAALQLFIHRTLSEPEDKHGLNSAALDRPFFRDWTRWNARYATWSAGQMLMYYPENYIDPTVRLGQTKAMDDMLQVLGQAQINGDTVGDAFHGYLSAFEEVANLETISGYYNGREPQEADSALDKTWFIGRSRGEPREYWWRTVDESKRDKDTGALPANAWRGWTKIDLAPQVVGRLIRPVIYNERLYLMWVERQEHILTRNEQGQPDQKEHVWAYKLAWLRYDGTWSAPLSYPMSAENVKELESVESRENLSLFLVNLSGLNALVAGIYDRGVGAGDEAKEYGGIEIREDFTSTSIALLNDLQQVPHWLDTALHTGLCSVFDRQDRPVAKDITPASGKPTDFVSFDLSDASVRVIDTSATQEGTYSLRLDTTLSVEAVRPEVANPWITKLVKGFEGLAMQTTPVRALALTQEGAFLVRHENAEDWGYLCVSFAQLSNFGVFFSTIADVYDVPVGVGTGVRHESGYILCRFKINTANYPLSAINIKFRYGSSFVSHEVNVAKLLEYSGMSRELVTPSRYLNPPGKVGKSDIRRIVYGVDETRSVSETAKVDFDLALGAQQAKFSSVLDIGRMSEWSGKDQVSHTMTLTVGEVQRHWRINLYKQPGTETRPAEWGARLAAVTSVKSPIIGETAEGAQYFKRGTSVTRLNTLFARKLTERAALGIDTILSYDTQQMPEPVIEGSDASPMMDFGGANALYFWELFYYTPMMVMQRFLQEERFDLAEQWLKYIFNPAGYTVNGHYTPRLWNVRPLEEDTAWNDEPLAVLDPDAVAQNDPMHYKLNAFMRLLDITLGRGDAAYRKLERDTLSEAKVWYQRALRLLGDEPWIEPSTDWDDPQLGDAASQQVLDDRMDALAMMAEGIRAEDVVKLRAAGPARAEAGRTLFLPEANRMLLEYWEALRIRLYNLRHNLTLDGQPLNLALYATPADPKALWADAVAAEAGGANALPPIDNVPALRFIPLMEGARTMASQLIQFGSTMQNILERQDAEALAELLNTQGVELAQSSVKLQQQTVNELAAERDVLTASYVTASLRYSHYHRLYEEDINARERMVLDMSTSSQTIRAATKGLHMAASLAESAPNIFGLANGGSHWGAAFKAAAIASDLASDALETASWRVGQEEMYRRRRQDWEIQYKAAEQEMNVIQAQLDALDVRETSANMQIAHMQTQAAHAQAQLELLRGKFTGKKMYSWLRSRLATIFYTYYDLTASRCMMAQKALQWEMGDNTRYLRTGTWNGAWAGLLCGEGLMLALGQMENAWVKWQKRELEVTRTVSLAQLFEGRLGTDQDERPRTLNGALRTLIDNEGESDIPVKDLPLSKLEMASTGALAVHFGLKELGLAGDFAGKVRRVRSIAVSLPALLGPYQDVRARLRTNAQGLPNGCEETVISHGMQDKGLFSPDGGDSHPRWGAQWLPFEGLHIAEAGADDNQPGADTVMTLSFTEAQGDQQSLLESLSDIIVHVQFTVR; translated from the coding sequence TTGGACGATACACTGACGTCGAGCGACGTGCAGGCGCTGCACGCGGCCGCGATCAAGGCCAACCAGGATGCGGTACTGCTGGAAAAGAAAATCCTCACCCGTGCCTCGCCGCTGTTGCCCCAGGCGATCAAGCGCGGCATCCAGCATCCGGACGTTTCGTTGGATGACTACAAAGAATGGTTCGGGGGCCGCGCAGCGAAGTTTGCCGCCCCAGGCAGCGTCGCCTCGATGTTCTCGCCAGCGGCCTACCTGACAACCCTGTACCGGGAAGCGAAAAAGCTCTACCCCGAAGGCAATCCATGGCATATCGACACACGTCGTCCTGACTTGAAGCACTTGGTGCTGAGCCAGGTGAACCTGGACACACCGGTCAGCGCCCTGAGCCTGTCCAACGCTATCCTGATGGAGCGGCTGGGCGAGCACGGCGACACCCTCGAAGGCTTGTCGAGCCAGGTAGGCTTCGGCGCCACGCCTTATCACCATCAGCACACTCGCCTGCGCCAGGCTTACCGCCTGAAAGACCCGGACTTCAAGCACCTATGGGCAGCAACCGACGTCGCCAAGCACTTCGCGGCGCCGTCGCTGGCCGGGCTCTGCCACGATATCCCACCCGCGCTGTACGGGCTGTTGACCGATGAGATCACCGATGAAAACGCCGACGAAAAGTTCGCGACCTATTTCCCCGGCACCGTGCCCCAGGACATGCTGCGCCCGGCCCGTCTCCGCGATTGGTTTGGTTTGAGCGACCCGGAACTGAAGGCCTTCATCGACGGCGGCGCCCAGGTCGAGGACGAGCGCCTGGGGCCGCAAACGCATGTCTCCGAGCTGCTCAATCGCGAGGGCGTGACCTACCAGTTGGGCGTGGGCTCGGCCAGCACGGCGATCCATTACGCCTACCTGTTCTTCCTGGGCGGCGATCGCTGGGAGTTGAGCTTCAGCCTCAAGCAGGCCGGGGCGATCGAGTTCATCCTGGAAGAAGTGCACCACCTGAGGGTGTCGCCCCAGATGCTCGAGGTCGAGGCCTTCGTGCCGGACACCGACTACCGCTATGCATTCGAATGGAAGGGACCGAACGAAGATCGCTCCTATGCCAGCTACCGGATCAAGTTCACCCACGCCACCGACCAGGGCCGTGTGCTGAGCGCCCGTTTCACCACGCCGAAGCTTGCGCCGGCACAGTTCCTGCTCAGGCTCAACAAGGTGATCAGGCTGCACAAGGCCACCGGCCTTGGGGCCGAGGCGCTGGCGCGCATCCTCCACAGCGTGGACCCGCTGGCCATCAGCGAGCGATCGCTGGCGGTGCTGACGCAGACCGTGCGTTTGGCCAAACGTTACGCCATCCCTCATGAACAGGCGCTGGTCATGGGCCGGCAACTGATCGCCGTGACCGCCCGGGGCGGCGAGCTGAGCCAATACGACCGGCTGTTCAACGACCCCGCGCTGGTCGAAGGGGGGCTGGACCCGGCCGACTACGTCGTGATCGACCTGCGTCCCGACCAGGCCGCGGAGCAGGCCGACATCAAGGCCACACTCAAGCGCGCCTGTCAGGTGGACGACGAAGGGCTGTACCAGCTGGGCCGCTTCCTGGCGCTGGAGGCGCAGGCCAGCGATGCAGAAGACGATGAGGTGCGCTTCGCCACCACGCACGAGGACTTGTCCGGCCTCTACACCCTGAGCCTGTGGGCGCGCCTGCATGGTCTGGCGCCTGGCGAGCTGGGGCTGCTGCTGGAGACCTTCGGCGCGCCGCGGTACCTGCGCCAGGCGGACACTGCCGAGTGGTTGCGTTTGCTGGGCTGCGTGGAGCACCTGGCCAGTTGGCTGCAGGCTCGTGGCTGGACGGTCTCTGACCTGGTGCTGATGACCCGGGACGTGGGCGATATTCCTCCGAGCCCCGAGATCACCAACCTGATCAAGGAAATGCAAGCGGCGCTCGCCAATGCTGAACTGCCTGGCGAGCCCGTCATGGAAGACTACCTGCGCGCACTGACTCCGCTGATCGCCTCGACCTTTGGCCTGAGCGGTGAAACCGCGGCCCGGGCCCTGCTGATCTGGGCGGACCGTGGCAAGCCCGGTGGGCTTTCGCTGCAAGAGGTGGGCGAGCGCCTGAAATCGGAAGATCCAGAAGCGTCGGAAGAGCCAGAAGAGCCTTCCGACCCGGTAGCCGATCCCCAGATAATCGCCTTCACCTACGGCCTGGCCCAGATGGCCCTGATCGTGCACGCCAGCGGCGTGACCGCCGACGTCCTGGCTGTGCTGGTGACGCAACCCCATGTGTTGGGCGCCGAGGCCGTGGAAGGCGCAGGGGGCAACGCGACCCTGAAGCGCAGCGTGGCCACGGTCGAGGCCCTGACGGACTTCAGCACCTGGCTGAAAGCACGGCCAGAGTCGGCGAGCGCGCTGATGGCTGCGCTGGTGGCCGAAGGCGTAACGCCAGCGCTGCTGGCCACGGCCACCGGCCAGGCAGAAGGGGTGGTCGCCGAGGCCGCCAGGCAGGCAGCCCTGAAACGGGATGTCGAAAACGCCTCGGCCCTGGCCAATTGGCAGGAGATCGCCGTGGTCCGGCAATGGACCGACCTGGCGACAACGCTGGGCGTGCGACCCGAGACCCTGGCGACGTTACTGGTGTCCCCAGAGGCGTGGGCTCAGTGGCAAGCCCTGGCGAACAGTGTCGAAGCGGGGCTGAGCCCGTCGCAGGTCAAGCGTGCGCAGGCCGCGACCGAGGCGCCGCTGAGCAAGGCGCTGGCCGGTGTGCTGGCCGCGCGCGGCAACCTGGGTGTGGAGCGCCTGAACCAGCACCTGTTGCTCGACAGCCTGAACAGTGCCCAGGTGACGACCTCGCGTATCGCCGAGGCGATGGCGGCGCTGCAACTGTTCATCCACCGCACCTTGTCGGAGCCTGAGGACAAGCACGGCCTCAACAGCGCCGCGCTGGACCGTCCGTTCTTCCGAGACTGGACCCGCTGGAACGCCCGCTACGCCACCTGGTCGGCGGGGCAGATGCTGATGTACTACCCGGAGAACTACATCGACCCGACCGTACGCCTGGGCCAGACCAAGGCGATGGACGACATGCTGCAAGTGCTGGGGCAGGCACAGATCAACGGCGATACGGTGGGCGATGCCTTCCACGGCTACCTCAGTGCTTTCGAGGAAGTGGCCAACCTGGAGACGATCAGCGGCTACTACAACGGCCGGGAGCCGCAGGAGGCCGACTCGGCGCTGGACAAGACCTGGTTCATCGGCCGCAGCCGCGGCGAGCCGCGCGAGTACTGGTGGCGGACGGTGGACGAGAGCAAGCGTGACAAGGACACCGGCGCGCTGCCGGCCAACGCCTGGCGCGGCTGGACCAAGATCGATCTGGCGCCCCAGGTGGTGGGCCGGCTGATCCGGCCGGTGATCTACAACGAGCGCTTGTATCTGATGTGGGTGGAGCGGCAGGAGCATATCCTGACCCGCAACGAACAGGGCCAGCCAGACCAGAAGGAACATGTGTGGGCCTACAAGCTGGCATGGCTGCGCTATGACGGGACCTGGAGTGCGCCGCTGAGCTACCCGATGTCGGCCGAGAACGTGAAAGAACTGGAGTCGGTCGAGTCCCGTGAAAACCTCTCGCTGTTCCTGGTCAACCTGTCAGGGCTGAACGCCCTGGTGGCCGGTATCTATGATCGGGGCGTCGGCGCCGGTGACGAGGCCAAGGAGTACGGCGGCATCGAGATCCGGGAGGATTTCACCAGCACGTCGATTGCGCTATTGAATGACCTGCAGCAAGTCCCGCATTGGCTGGACACGGCCCTGCATACGGGGCTGTGCAGCGTGTTCGATCGCCAAGACCGGCCCGTGGCGAAGGACATCACGCCTGCGTCTGGAAAACCGACGGATTTCGTGTCGTTCGACCTGTCCGATGCGAGCGTGAGGGTCATCGACACCTCCGCTACCCAAGAGGGTACTTATAGCCTGCGCCTGGATACCACGCTGTCGGTGGAGGCCGTGCGTCCGGAGGTCGCCAACCCCTGGATCACCAAGCTGGTCAAGGGCTTCGAGGGGCTTGCCATGCAAACCACCCCAGTCAGAGCGTTGGCGCTGACTCAGGAGGGCGCCTTCCTGGTCCGCCATGAGAATGCAGAGGACTGGGGGTACCTGTGCGTCAGTTTTGCGCAGCTCAGCAATTTTGGCGTCTTTTTTTCGACCATTGCCGATGTTTATGATGTGCCCGTGGGGGTGGGGACTGGGGTCCGTCACGAATCGGGCTACATTCTTTGCAGATTCAAGATAAACACCGCTAACTATCCGCTGTCTGCGATAAATATAAAGTTCCGATATGGCAGCAGCTTTGTCAGTCACGAAGTCAATGTCGCGAAGTTGCTCGAATACAGCGGGATGAGCCGAGAGCTGGTAACGCCTAGCCGCTATTTGAATCCGCCGGGCAAGGTCGGCAAGTCGGATATTCGCCGTATCGTCTATGGCGTCGATGAAACAAGATCTGTCAGTGAGACCGCGAAGGTCGATTTCGATCTGGCCCTGGGTGCGCAGCAGGCTAAGTTCTCCAGCGTTCTGGACATTGGTCGGATGTCGGAGTGGTCTGGTAAGGATCAAGTTTCGCACACGATGACCCTGACGGTCGGCGAAGTGCAACGCCACTGGCGGATCAATCTGTACAAGCAACCCGGTACCGAGACCCGTCCGGCCGAATGGGGAGCGAGGCTCGCAGCGGTCACCTCGGTGAAAAGCCCCATCATCGGCGAAACCGCCGAAGGGGCCCAGTACTTCAAGCGCGGTACCTCGGTCACCCGGCTCAACACGCTGTTCGCCCGCAAGCTCACCGAGCGTGCGGCTTTAGGCATCGACACCATCCTCAGCTACGACACCCAGCAGATGCCGGAACCGGTCATCGAGGGCAGCGATGCCAGCCCGATGATGGACTTCGGGGGTGCCAACGCCCTGTATTTCTGGGAACTGTTCTACTACACGCCGATGATGGTGATGCAGCGCTTCCTGCAGGAAGAGCGCTTCGACCTGGCCGAGCAATGGCTCAAGTACATCTTCAACCCGGCTGGCTACACGGTGAATGGCCATTACACGCCACGACTGTGGAATGTGCGCCCACTGGAGGAAGACACCGCCTGGAACGACGAGCCGCTGGCGGTGCTGGACCCGGACGCCGTGGCACAGAACGACCCGATGCACTACAAGCTCAACGCCTTCATGCGCTTGCTGGACATCACCCTGGGGCGCGGCGATGCGGCGTATCGCAAGCTCGAACGCGACACCCTGAGCGAAGCGAAGGTGTGGTACCAGCGCGCCTTGCGCCTGCTGGGCGACGAACCATGGATCGAGCCGAGCACCGACTGGGACGACCCGCAGCTGGGCGATGCGGCCTCGCAACAGGTACTGGACGATCGCATGGACGCCTTGGCGATGATGGCCGAAGGCATACGCGCCGAGGACGTGGTGAAGCTGCGCGCTGCGGGGCCGGCACGCGCCGAGGCCGGCAGGACGCTGTTCCTGCCCGAGGCCAACCGCATGCTGCTGGAATACTGGGAAGCGCTGCGCATCCGCCTGTATAACCTGCGGCACAACCTGACGCTGGATGGCCAGCCACTGAACCTGGCGCTGTACGCCACGCCGGCGGACCCGAAGGCCTTGTGGGCCGACGCGGTGGCTGCCGAGGCGGGCGGGGCCAATGCCTTGCCGCCCATCGACAACGTGCCGGCGTTGCGTTTCATTCCGCTGATGGAAGGGGCGCGGACCATGGCCTCCCAGCTCATCCAATTCGGCAGCACCATGCAGAACATCTTGGAGCGCCAGGATGCCGAGGCATTGGCAGAACTGCTCAATACCCAAGGTGTGGAGCTGGCGCAAAGCAGTGTGAAGCTGCAGCAGCAAACCGTGAATGAACTGGCAGCCGAGCGTGACGTGTTAACGGCTTCCTACGTAACCGCCAGCTTGCGTTATAGCCACTACCATCGGCTTTACGAAGAAGACATCAATGCTCGCGAACGCATGGTGTTGGATATGTCCACCTCGTCCCAGACCATCAGAGCCGCTACCAAGGGGTTGCATATGGCGGCCTCGCTCGCAGAATCGGCGCCGAATATCTTTGGTCTGGCCAACGGTGGTAGCCACTGGGGGGCTGCATTCAAGGCCGCGGCCATTGCCTCAGACCTGGCGTCCGATGCGCTTGAGACTGCCTCGTGGCGGGTCGGCCAGGAGGAGATGTACCGCCGTCGGCGCCAGGACTGGGAGATCCAGTACAAGGCAGCAGAGCAGGAAATGAACGTCATCCAGGCCCAGCTCGACGCTTTGGACGTGCGCGAGACCTCGGCCAACATGCAGATTGCTCATATGCAGACCCAGGCGGCCCATGCCCAGGCACAGCTGGAGTTGCTGCGTGGCAAGTTCACCGGCAAGAAGATGTACAGCTGGCTGCGCTCGCGTCTGGCGACGATTTTCTATACCTACTACGACCTGACCGCGTCGCGCTGCATGATGGCGCAGAAGGCGCTGCAATGGGAAATGGGTGACAACACACGCTACCTGCGCACCGGCACCTGGAATGGCGCCTGGGCCGGGCTGCTGTGTGGCGAAGGGCTGATGTTGGCCCTGGGCCAGATGGAAAATGCCTGGGTGAAATGGCAGAAGCGAGAGTTGGAGGTGACCCGTACGGTGTCGTTGGCTCAGCTCTTCGAAGGCCGGCTCGGCACGGATCAGGACGAACGTCCCCGGACGCTCAATGGCGCCCTGCGCACGCTGATCGATAATGAGGGTGAGTCGGACATTCCGGTCAAGGATCTGCCATTGAGCAAGCTGGAAATGGCCAGTACCGGTGCCTTGGCTGTCCATTTCGGCCTCAAGGAGCTGGGCCTGGCAGGCGATTTCGCCGGCAAAGTGCGCAGGGTGCGCAGCATCGCCGTCTCCCTGCCGGCACTGCTCGGCCCCTACCAGGATGTGCGGGCGCGCTTGCGCACGAATGCCCAGGGGCTGCCGAATGGCTGCGAGGAGACCGTGATCTCCCATGGCATGCAGGACAAGGGGTTGTTCTCGCCGGATGGTGGTGACTCCCACCCGCGGTGGGGCGCCCAGTGGCTGCCTTTCGAAGGGTTGCACATTGCAGAAGCTGGCGCCGATGACAACCAACCAGGTGCCGATACCGTGATGACCTTGAGCTTTACCGAGGCCCAAGGCGACCAGCAAAGCCTGCTGGAAAGCCTGAGCGACATCATCGTGCACGTGCAATTCACCGTGCGCTGA
- a CDS encoding DUF1652 domain-containing protein — protein MNKMTFPNACQVMRWHFHPLGFEASMDAPRSMVARLFDRATGETLLAIAGIPCAAIMPAADVERIIEAVEAEMEAFEPSYVLRDAV, from the coding sequence ATGAACAAGATGACGTTCCCCAACGCCTGCCAGGTGATGCGCTGGCATTTTCACCCATTGGGCTTCGAGGCCAGTATGGATGCCCCCCGCAGCATGGTGGCACGGCTGTTCGACCGCGCGACCGGCGAGACCCTGCTGGCCATTGCCGGCATCCCCTGCGCCGCGATCATGCCCGCAGCGGATGTGGAACGTATCATCGAAGCCGTCGAGGCCGAGATGGAAGCGTTCGAACCTTCCTATGTCCTGCGGGACGCGGTCTAG
- a CDS encoding putative bifunctional diguanylate cyclase/phosphodiesterase — translation MLIGSYSSSLVLISLCVAILASYTALDLTGRIATAKGRAAYLWMGGGAFALGVGIWSMHFIGMLAFSLPIELGYDLTLTALSLLIAVLSSAFALWLVSQPHLPWLQLGLGAVIMGGGIASMHYTGMAALRMLPGIDYDPTLFGVSLGIAVGASAAALWIAFRLRQHTPYVRHIRGAAAVVMGIAIVGMHYTGMAAASFPEGSFCGALAGGLRGDGLAYLVLITTLAVLAVALLTSVLDARLEARTSALAHSLTLANQELTQLALHDTLTGLPNRTLLAERIEQAISKVAEQGGCFALMFIDLDGFKPVNDAFGHHVGDQLLKAVAARLRGHLHSQDTLARIGGDEFVLLVALDEPADAMDVAAKQVDLVARPYRVAEHDLQLSASVGIVLYPGNGQDQHELLRNADAAMYHAKSAGKNGYSFFDVSMNTNARQQLQLLQDLRAALQHGQFRLHYQPKFDAVARQPIGAEALLRWEHPQHGLLLPDRFIGLAEKTGLIIPIGDWVLDEACRQMRVWLDQGRSDWRIAVNLSPIQFCHIGLVDSVARALQDNNLPANRLTLEITETTAMRDADASLAVLQKLSGMGVDLSIDDFGTGYSSLMYLKRLPANELKIDRGFVRDLEQDSDDAAIVSAIVALGQALDLRIVAEGVETNRQQEFLTRLGCDSLQGYLLGQPVPAEQFMARLDAMGQPGDEVRAG, via the coding sequence ATGCTGATCGGTAGCTACTCCTCTTCCCTTGTGTTGATCTCGTTGTGTGTGGCCATCCTGGCGTCCTACACCGCCCTGGACCTCACCGGTCGCATCGCCACGGCCAAGGGCCGTGCGGCCTACCTGTGGATGGGAGGAGGGGCTTTCGCCCTGGGCGTCGGCATCTGGTCGATGCACTTCATCGGCATGCTCGCCTTCAGCCTGCCCATCGAACTTGGGTATGACCTGACCCTGACCGCGTTGTCGTTGCTGATCGCCGTGCTGTCATCGGCCTTCGCCCTGTGGTTGGTGAGCCAGCCGCACCTGCCCTGGCTGCAGTTGGGCCTGGGTGCCGTGATCATGGGCGGCGGGATCGCCAGCATGCATTACACCGGCATGGCGGCCCTGCGCATGCTGCCAGGCATCGACTACGACCCGACGTTGTTCGGCGTGTCCCTGGGCATCGCCGTCGGGGCTTCGGCGGCGGCGCTGTGGATCGCCTTCCGTCTGCGTCAGCATACGCCCTACGTGCGTCATATCCGAGGTGCCGCAGCGGTGGTGATGGGCATCGCCATCGTGGGCATGCACTATACCGGCATGGCGGCAGCCAGTTTCCCGGAAGGCAGTTTCTGTGGCGCGCTGGCCGGTGGCCTGCGCGGCGACGGCCTGGCCTACCTGGTATTGATCACCACCTTGGCGGTGCTGGCGGTGGCGCTGCTCACCTCGGTGCTGGATGCGCGCCTGGAGGCGCGTACCTCGGCACTGGCGCATTCGCTGACCCTGGCCAACCAGGAGCTGACCCAGCTGGCCCTGCACGACACCCTGACCGGCCTGCCCAACCGCACCCTGTTGGCCGAGCGCATCGAGCAGGCGATCAGCAAGGTCGCGGAGCAGGGCGGCTGTTTCGCCCTGATGTTCATCGACCTGGATGGCTTCAAGCCGGTCAACGATGCCTTTGGCCACCATGTCGGCGACCAACTGCTCAAGGCCGTGGCGGCGCGCCTGCGTGGTCATTTGCACAGCCAGGACACCCTGGCGCGTATCGGTGGCGACGAGTTCGTCCTGCTGGTGGCGCTGGACGAACCGGCCGATGCCATGGACGTGGCAGCCAAGCAGGTCGACCTGGTCGCCCGGCCCTACCGGGTGGCCGAGCATGACCTGCAGCTGTCGGCGAGCGTGGGCATCGTCCTGTACCCCGGCAACGGGCAAGACCAGCACGAACTGCTGCGCAACGCCGATGCTGCCATGTACCACGCCAAGAGCGCCGGCAAGAACGGCTACAGTTTCTTCGATGTTTCCATGAACACCAATGCACGCCAGCAACTGCAGCTGTTGCAGGACCTGCGTGCGGCCCTGCAGCACGGCCAGTTCCGCCTGCACTACCAGCCCAAGTTCGATGCTGTTGCCCGCCAGCCGATCGGTGCCGAGGCGCTGCTGCGCTGGGAGCACCCGCAACATGGCCTGCTATTGCCGGACCGTTTCATCGGCCTTGCGGAAAAGACCGGGTTGATCATCCCGATCGGTGACTGGGTGCTCGACGAAGCCTGCCGGCAGATGCGGGTGTGGCTTGACCAAGGGCGCAGCGACTGGCGCATTGCGGTGAACCTGTCGCCCATTCAGTTCTGTCATATCGGGCTGGTCGACAGCGTGGCCCGCGCGCTGCAGGACAACAACTTGCCGGCCAATCGCCTGACCCTGGAGATCACCGAGACCACCGCCATGCGCGACGCCGATGCCAGCCTGGCGGTACTGCAGAAACTGTCCGGCATGGGAGTGGATCTGTCCATCGACGACTTCGGCACGGGCTATTCCAGCCTGATGTACCTCAAGCGCCTGCCGGCCAACGAGCTGAAGATCGACCGCGGGTTCGTCCGCGACCTGGAGCAGGATAGCGACGATGCGGCGATCGTCTCGGCCATCGTCGCCCTGGGCCAAGCCCTGGACCTGCGCATCGTCGCCGAAGGCGTGGAGACCAATCGCCAGCAGGAGTTCCTCACCCGGCTGGGTTGCGATTCGTTGCAGGGGTACCTGCTCGGCCAGCCCGTGCCGGCCGAGCAGTTCATGGCACGGCTAGATGCCATGGGCCAGCCTGGCGACGAGGTTCGGGCTGGCTAG